GGCTATCGAAAAGAAACTGGTATTTATTTACCCTCGTGACTTTCGCTTTTATTTAGCTAAGTCATTCAAGTACCTTAAGCCTATCCTAGAGCAAGCTATCAAAGACTACTCTACACAAGGTCATATGAAACGTTTAATCATGAAGCATTTCCCAGAAATATATGATCCCAACAAGATCGACTTAGAAAACAGAATTAAAATTCATTTAAGCATGCCTTGGTAAATAAAGTTTTAATAGAGGACTGAATTATTTTAACGGTCTATTTCACACTATCCTTTTTTATTCAATGTAATGTAAATTGGCTACTATAAATCAAGATATCGTTTTTTACAGTAAAATTACGAAATATACATCACCACCCCTACTTTATGCTCAGCAGCACTCATAATAAACGATTGCAGTTTCATTAAATGACTTAGTAAATAAGTGATGGATTTATCTCGCCCCCAGCTTTCCCAGTCCACAGGATAAATCGCTAACCCCATCCATTCCTCGCAATCAAAATGCTGCAGTAATTTAGCTTGGTCAAGTTGAGTAAGCATGGTGGCAATCGCTTGTGTTTCTGTATCATTAATAATTCGTACTGCACCATAACCAATGTCTGTGTCGGGTACAGGTGTGCCTCCATTGACAATAAAATTGAGTGGTGGTTTACCTCCCCACACAGAATGGGTCAATAAATAATGCATACCATGCCACGCCTTCCCAAACTGTTCACTCACACCTTCACCGTCAGTGTAATGAAAGTCTGGTGGCGGAGCAGTGTCATCGATTAACTGATTACGATGAGGAAACTTCATCAATTGGGTAAATTGCTCAACTTCATACCAAAAGTAGCCAGGCTCGTCCGGCGCTAACACTCGCCAGATTAGCGGCGGATACCCTAAAACAGCCTCTATGTGTTGCCTACCTAGCGTTGTCATTTCAAGACACATGCTCATATTCAGCAATCCCTACCTGACTATCTTTTATTGTGCAACAACCAAGCACTTTCCAGTACTAGCATAACCTCATCCACAATATAAAATAGATTTCATCATTGCCTTTCAGCTAATACTATTTATATTAGGCTATGTTCTTTCATTACTCTTAATACGCAAGTAGAAGTATAGACATAACATGACAACTAAAGAATTTAGAGTGAAACTGACTGGCTATGCCGCAGGTAGTAAAGGCCAATACTATGTAGAAACTGACTTTGCTAAGCTTTTTAAAATTTCTCATGACAAAGCCAGATCCATCTTCAAGTCAGTTCCCTATACCATTAAAGAAAACTTAACATCGGAAGAAGCTGATAAATATAAAGCTGCAATTGAAAAGATCGGTGCCACCTGCGAGGTTGAGAATATGGGACATAACTTAGATGGCTTGTCTATTATGGATGACTAATATCAATTGAGTTAGAAGGCATGACTAAATAAAGCAGTATAATTATGACATAAACTGCTGTAGTCTTATTAAAAGCCATCCCAAGCTATCAACATGCCCGCTAACTCCTTACGGTTAACGCAGATTAATAATTGTTTGAGTAACAGTGTCTTCTGTTTCAATCGTTTTAGCATTAGCCTGGTAGTTACGCTGGGCAATAATCAAACTCACAAGCTCTTCCGCCACATCCACATTAGCTTCTTCTAAAGCACCAGATCTTATACTACCTAAAGTCCCTGTATTAGGAGTACCAATGACAGGTTCACCAGAATCAAACGCTTCCATCCAAGCGGTTTTACCTATAGGTTGCAGCCCTTGGGGATTAACAAAATTAGCTAAAGCCACCTGGCCTAAAGTGGTATTTTGACCATTGGAATAACGACCAAATATGACCCCTGTTTCACTCACATTCAAGTCAGTCATTCGCCCAACACTATAACCATTTTGTGATAAGTTCTTGACAGCAAAAAGACTCCCAAACTGAGTTGAGTTAGTAATATCAAAGACAAAATTTGAGCTGGTAGGAGGATCTGGCAAGGGCAAAATATTGCCCCCTGAAGAAACATTGATAGGTTGTAAGGCATTTATAGGATCCCCATTGCTATCTAAAGGTACCCAGTTGGTAACAACAATGGGGTTAGAGCTAAGTAAATTACCATCCTGGTCAAATTGCACTGAAAATCTAGCGCGAGTGGCTGACCCACTACTTACAACAGGGTCTCCTATATCTTCTCCATCAATCAGTAAATACATACTCCAGTCAGAAACGTTAGGGGTCGAAGGGTTGGTTTCTTCTTTTACAAAGTAAGATGTTAGTGTATGAGGGTTACCCAAACTATCGAAAATCTGCACTTGAGTAGCATGATTATAGGTAGCAGGATCATTTGGATCAAACTCATTGTCAGCAAAAGGGGTATAAGTTAATGGGATGGTAAAGATATTTGGTAGGGTCGCTGGCGCAGGAGCGGCAGCTATTTGTAGATTATTTTCAAGTTGTATTGTGACTTCGCCCCCGACAGTTGATGTAGCTCCATCCGCTACGTTAACTGCAGCCCCTGCATTAGTAAAGGCAGCTCCTGTTGCCCCCTGAACCGCTACATTGGTTCCCGTATTACTGAGCGCAACAGCAATATTATCACCTGTATTGTTGTATACTCTTATTTCGTTTGGTGCCGATGAATCAATTTGTGCATTGACACCGGTTAAATTAGATATAGCAATTGCGAGCTCATTTATACTATTTACTGAACTCAAATCAATTGCTTGATTATTAATACTAACTGAAGCACCTGCTGGAGCTGAAGAACCAAGCAATGCAACAAGGTTAGACACATCCACTTTTACCCGGGTATTGGCAGAAGCACTCATTACACCATATTGTTCACCATTACTGATTAGTTCGCTGGCGATAGCGCTAGCCTGCATATTCGCTGCACTCGGTATATTTAAAGTTGCTACTGTAACCACTGGGGATTGCGAAGTATCTTGCAAAATAAAACTGCCAGCATTATACCCATTGGTATTGGCTAACTGAGCATTGGCAACAACCGCCGTATTATTCGATTCAGTTAAACTTCCCCTTCTTGCTAATACCGTATCTCTCGAGTCTAAATTAAAATCAATATCTATCCCACTGGTTTGACGAGGATCGAGATATTGAGCATTAATTTGTAAGTCAGACAAGGCACCTGGAATAATGACCCCCGATGCATCGGCAGTAAACCCTTGTAGAAAGTCACCGGTATTTGACACAACATAGCCATCTTTATTCAAACTAAAAATCCCTTGTCGTGTATAAGCCAAACCATTGTGACTTTTGGTTACAAAAAAACCAGAGCCATTTACCACCAGATCTAAATTGCGATCAGTTGATTTTATATTACCCTGACCAAACTGTTGTGCCACAGTTTGAACAAACACACCATAACCCTTTTGGTTATTACCTCCACCTAATACTGCCTGAGAATATAAATCATGAAATTCAGCCCGTGATCGTTTAAAACCAACCGTACCACCATTAGCAATATTATTACCAATCACATCCAAATCTGAGCTTGCTGCCCTTAAACCGCTGAGTGCAGTGTTGAATCCCATTGTATACCTCCCCTGGCGATGGGCATATTTCATCGTTTTTTAGTGTAACTAAAAATATCTACTTTGGAAAAAACTGCAGGGCCTGCACTAGGCAAGCAATAGAATAGATAAATGGCTCAATCCATAAGCCTGTTTTCCTGTTCCTATTATGTATACTTGTATACCTCATCTTACTAGGCAACAGGTGTGCCATAAATTATATTGAATAAAATCAGAATTTTAGAAAAATCAGGCGGCAACTGTTTTCCGCTTTAAATGCCAAGGTGCAATCATGACTCATTTGGTAATGATCAACTCAATATAAACAGTCATCATTTATTTAATAAAACGAATACATAACGGATAACGATAAGCTTCTCCTTTAGAAGACTTAACAATAGCAATAATTGGGATAATTAAATTAAATATAAAAAATATTGGTAACAAGAGAAATCCAATCAATACCCAACAAAGTATCAAGATAACTACACTAGCAATTAGCATTGTAATCTGAAAATTAATCGCCTCTTTACCTTGGTTATCAACAAAATCGAATTCATCTTTCTTCATTAACCAAATAATCAGTGGACCAAGGATATTACCAAGTGGAAACACATAGCCAACAAAAACAGCCACATGGCAAAACATTCCCCACTGCTTTTCCTCATTAGACATAGCTACAGTGATATCGCTTTTCATCAATAACATCTCCCTCTATACATACCCTGGGTGGGGTAATTAGGTGTCATTTCACCACGGTTGACATAAAATGTCAATATCTTACCTGTAAGATTTTTGGTACGAATAATTGATGATGAACTATGATTAAACAATGAGCGTTAACATTAGTGTTTAATTTCATTCATTAAGTAATAAAATAATGAACATTGAAGAATTATTAGAAGATAATGATACGCAGAAACGACGCCACACTCGGAGAAATGTTAAGTGGAAAGCATTCATCAAAAGTCCTTCTAATAATCAAGTGCTACCTGCCACTACTGTTAATGTCTCAGCACAAGGAGTCTTGTTACAAACCCTGTTTGCATTTAAAAAATCTCAAGTACTTCCCATCATGATTAAAGCGAGATACCAAGGAAAAAATCTTATCATTTATGCTAAAGCAGAGGTTAGGCACATTATAATCAGAACGTACGATTTTCAGCTGGGACTGCAATTTACAGATATAAAAAAAAATGATCAAGAGTTTTTTTCCCGCTTTGCTGAAGGTATTTGAGTGAGTAATGAACCATAATAAAGCTTACCCCCTGTTAATATTATTAGTTGCTATATTATTAATATCTATTATCGCCAAGCCTTTGCAGGCTCAACAGTGGCAGCAGGTTAAAAATCAAGAGGGTATCCAAGTTTACACCAGAGCAATACCAGGGTCGGGAATTAAAGAATTTAAAGCAGTGACCACCATTAACTCCAGCTTAGACAGTGTACTAGGCGTGTTAAACGATATCAGTGCCTGTCCACAATGGGTATATCAGTGTACACAGCCTGCCTTAATCCAATCAATCAGCTTTGGTGAACGTTATGTTTACCAAGTCAACGACTTTCCATTCCCCTCAAGAAATCGAGATATTATTCTACATGCAAAACTTAACCAGTCACTCACAACGAAAACGATTACTATTCAATTACAAGCAGCTCCTCACTTCTGTAAAAACCAACAAACAACCATATGCAAAAAAGTCAACCAGTCCAAGCTAGTCCGTATTGAGAAGTCTAAAGGCTTTTACTTGTTAGAACCTATTGCCAAAAACAAAATACAGATTACCTGGCAACACCATATGGAACCAGGAGGCAATCTACCTAATTGGCTAGTAAATAATTTAATTACAGACGCTCCATTTTATACACTTAAAAAATTAGCTCGTATTGTACAAGAAAGTAAATATCAAAAAGCCAAACTAAAGCATAATGCTAAAGGTCTTATCATCGGTTTTGAGGTAAAAAGCTGGTAATGAATACCTTTCTATCTACAGACAAACCACCTTTAAATAAATCGCCCCATTATCTCCATAGGATAAAAGGCCACGTTACTCATTTTAAGCTAACATTCACTGCTTTTATATTGACTACTTTTATCTTTATTAACAATAGTCAGGCAAAAAACAGCAATCCAATCTGTACAGAAGACGATGTATTATTAGGTGGTCAACTATCAGAGCCATATCATACTCGCTTAAGAGACGGACTGGTCGACCAGTATTTACAACTCATTTTTGAAATGGTCAACTGCAAATTAAAAATTATCAGTCTGCCAGCGGAACGCGCCTTATTAGAAGCCAATAAAGGTAAAATTGATGGTGACTTTGTACTGTTATCTGATATAGATAAAGTGAGTTATCCACAACTGCTTAAAGTAACACCCAGTTACTTTTCATTTTTCATGGCTTATGTCAGCTTCGAGGATATCAAATATGAAGAATTAGCCAGTTATCGTATTGGTTTAATTACAGGCATGCCCATTGCGGCAGACTCTCTCAGTAACATAAAAGTAGTGAGAGTAAAACATTATGAACAACTTATTGAATTACTGCGCCGTAAACGCCTGCATGTTGCGGTGCTACCTATTGCAGTTGCTTATTATTATAAAAAAATTTCCTGTTTGAATAATTTAAAAATTGAAGTCAAACCCGAGCTTAAGGTGAACTTATACATTTACTTAAATAAACGACGCTCTAATCTGGTAGAACCATTAAGTGCTGCTATCGAAAACTTCAAACACAGTCGAAAATATCAGGAATTAGTCAGGAAATTTTTGAAAAGAGGATTAGAATTGAGTGCACCCAGCTGTGAGTAACTCATGTCGAAGCCAATAATTTACCTCAGCAACATGTCATAGTTCAAATTTCTGCTCAATAGATTATCACTAACCAATCTATTGAAAGAATCTTCTTCATTCTGTCATATAAAAACAATACCCTACTGCTATAACAAGCATGAGATGTAAACCATGAGTAACTCAACCAAGCAACATCAGCAGTCTACTTGTTCTGTTTGCCATTCAGCCGTCAGTAAGTTTGAATTTGCGTTATACGGTTGTCCAAATGTCAGCTGCCCACAGCATACAACACACCATTTCAGAATAAACCCAACTGAATTTAACTGGCAGCTAACTAAAAGTAGCTCTAACAACTTCAGATTTTAAGTACTTTCCCGCTATAGGCTTAATACAGCCCAATACTACCGGGTGAAGGACAACATTATAGTTTTAGCAATAATTTATTTTCTACTACTAGTCACTCCAAGTAACTTGATATCTTTGTGGCAAGTGCCCACCTTCATAATCAATACTTCCTTCGGCATTTAACCCATCAAGCAACACCACTTGCCTGACCATTTCAGGAATCATTTCAGCCCCTACATAACGTCCCAAACATTGATGTTCACCATAACCAAAGTGAAACTGATGATACCAATTCCGTCCAGGCCTAAACTGCTCTGGTTCATCAAATGCCCGCTCATCAAACATGGCTGACTGGGTAGCAATTAACACATACCCCCCTGCAGGGATTGTGGTTTCTCTATCTGTCCCCCGAGCAATCACGGCTTCTGACGCAGCTTCTCTAAATAAATACGGTGAGATTGGTACAAAACGCAAGGTTTCCCACACAATATCATCAAACGCCGTGGTATCTGCTTGTGTTGCGGTACTTTTCGCTTTTGCAAGCCACTCAGGGTGATCTAATAAAAACTGCACGGATTGAGCAACAGCCTGTGACGTTGTTTCAATAGCTCCAATTAACAGGCCACCGGCATTAACTCCAACTCGCTGTAAGTCAAACTCAACGGTATCAGCAAAATGACTACGAATCATTCGTGTCACAATATCATCATTTAATACTTCAGGCTTTTCCCCCATCAAGTGCCGTACTAATTTACGTAGCCCATACCATAAAGCAAATATAATATTGGTTGCTTGTTCTGCTTTAACCGCTAACACACGGCGTACCATCAACTCTGTAATATATTTCGCTAAAGCATTACCTGTTCTTTCGTGCTGTTCTCGAATATATTGCCGCTTATCTTCAGTATGGTTATCAAAAGGTTGATTATAAAAAGTATCTGCCTGGTTCCAATAAGACCACTCAATCAAATCTTCACGATCAACCCCAGTTAAACCAAAATAATTTTGTACTAAAGTCGCAGGCACCATCCGACAATAACTACCGACTAACTCCATATTGCCCGCCGCCTGATTTAGTAAATCAATACAAGTTTCTCTTACCATAGTACGAACCCGAGGCAAGTCATTTCGGTTCAAAAAACCTTGCATAATAGACTTTTCACGGGTATGAAAAGCATCATCATCATGGGACATTAAATAATTGTCCATTTTAGGTTCATACAAAGCGACTGTAAAAACCTTCGGTTGGTTAAGCACCTCTACACAATCATCTAAGCGAGTGACTAACGTTGCTTTAGGGGTAACAAGAATGGGGCAATCTTTTCGCAAAGCTTTAAAAAAAGCCAACGGCTCATGGTCAATCCATTGCCTTACTAATTTAAATTTTTCGTCATCATCCGCAGCATCTAACTCAGCTAAATAACTATTTTTGCTTGTTGCTATCCTGGTAATCTCATCATCACTGGTAACATTTACTGTGGCTAATTGGTCAGACATGGCGCATTCCTTGCGTTATACTTTAATTGACAACTGTACGCTTTATCCCTAACAGTTTAGATCTTTTTTTAATCAATACAATTAACCCTTTCGCTCACCAACCACTACACCCATCGATACACGCTAGTTAAGGCAAAACGACTCTCTCTTCTAAAATGCTTTAGAAATATTAAATTAGTCTCACTATACTTTTTAGAACCCAAGAGGCTACATAAAATATAAGTATGCTTAATAGCAGAGGCCTGCTGGTCTACAAACATTGCTTTTTCATATTCATGGCTGGTTGCCTGACAGCCAGCTTAATTAATGCTGCATCCCTTGAAATCAAAGTACCTGTTTTACCTTACCGTGAAGAAGCATTTGGCTATCAATATCGCTTACTGGAGTTGGCTTTAGCCAAATCAGGTTATCAATACAAAATTATCAAAAAAACCCATGATGCTACCCAAGAACGTTTAAAGCTGATGTTAAAAGCAGGCAAAGAAGTTAATGTGTATTGGATGGGTACTTCCAGCCAATTGGAAAAGCAGTTAATCCCTGTTCGCATCCCCCTCCTCCGAGGCCTGCTAGGCCATAGAGTTTTTATTATTAATCAGCGCGACCAACCTCGTTTTAATAACATCAAAACGGTAAATGATTTGAAAAACATGCAAGCAATTCAAGGAATTGGTTGGTCTGATATAGCAATATTGGAAGCTGCAGGGCTTAAAACAGTAGCAGGTAAATATAAAAATATCTTCAATATCATTAATAAAGGCGGCAGAGTCGATTACTTCCCTCGAGGTGTAAATGAAGCATGGAAGGAAGTCAAAGTACATAAACCTAACCATCCTTATATCACAGTAGAAACTAAAATTATGCTGGTATACCCTTTTGCATTATTTTTTTTCGTCAGCCCCAACCAGCCAGAAATTGCCAAAGCACTGACCAAAGGCCTAAAAGAATCTTATAAAGATGGCAGCTTTATGCAGCACTTTTCCCAACACCCCAGCATAACCGCCATTTTCAAACAAGCCGATATGGACAAACGATTAACCTTTATTATTAAAAACCCACTTATGAGCAAGGAAACTATGGCGATTCCTGCGAGCTATTGGCATACTAAATAAGTTTTAAGGGCTTTTCACTCACTGCAACTGTCTGAAAATCTAGCTTATTCATACAAGGCTCTTTTATACAGCTCTCCGGATTCAAGATTATATAGTCTGCAACAAGCCTCATTAACTCAACATCTAAATTTCTCCCACCTTACTTACAGCTAAGTGAGCAACAAAGTGATATTCTACTGATCACAACCTTATATCTATTTATTTTTTACCATAATTTTGCTCTTGCCATTCATAATTAATTCCAAGTTTTTCCCTAGCCTTGCTAAGCAAAACACCAACCTCCCACTCAAGAATACTCTCTCCAGATGCCGAAAATTTTTGCATCAAAGAAGCTTCTAAAGGATCTGATTCAACTATCAAATCAGCTATCCATTGACCAGCCCCTTTTAAATCATATGTTTCTATAACAAACTGGAAAAAATCAAACTCTTGTTTCAACATTGGATTAGGAATGTATTTTTCATCCAACAAAGAAATAAAGTCAATTACTAAATCATCTAGTGTAGATTTCCCGACTTCAAGCATTTTCTCTTGTTACAGCATTCATAATTCTATTAATTTATAACCCCTCAGCATCTTTGCGTATGCAAATAATTTTGCTTTTAAACGCTCTCTTTCAGGGTTCACTGCATTTGACTGTTTAACCCTATAGTTATAGGTGCTACGAGGAATATTAAACACTCGACAGAGCTCCGTGATTTTATAATGCTCTCTTAAAGAACCAATCATATTGACGGTTTGGTGGAGTCCGACACTAAGAGAGCGGTAGCTTTTTTTAGTATATCTTTTTCCCGTTCCAGACGTTTAATCTTTGCTTCTAAAGCATGAATATGTTGCTGTTCAGACGTCAGCGCTTTTCCTTTTGGTGTAATGCCCTGTTTTTCTTGTTGGAGTTTATTTACCCATTTGCGAATGGCCGACTCACTGACACCCACTGCTTCTGCGGCT
This genomic interval from Spartinivicinus ruber contains the following:
- a CDS encoding YfbM family protein: MSMCLEMTTLGRQHIEAVLGYPPLIWRVLAPDEPGYFWYEVEQFTQLMKFPHRNQLIDDTAPPPDFHYTDGEGVSEQFGKAWHGMHYLLTHSVWGGKPPLNFIVNGGTPVPDTDIGYGAVRIINDTETQAIATMLTQLDQAKLLQHFDCEEWMGLAIYPVDWESWGRDKSITYLLSHLMKLQSFIMSAAEHKVGVVMYIS
- a CDS encoding ribosomal protein L7/L12 yields the protein MTTKEFRVKLTGYAAGSKGQYYVETDFAKLFKISHDKARSIFKSVPYTIKENLTSEEADKYKAAIEKIGATCEVENMGHNLDGLSIMDD
- a CDS encoding flagellar hook protein FlgE → MGFNTALSGLRAASSDLDVIGNNIANGGTVGFKRSRAEFHDLYSQAVLGGGNNQKGYGVFVQTVAQQFGQGNIKSTDRNLDLVVNGSGFFVTKSHNGLAYTRQGIFSLNKDGYVVSNTGDFLQGFTADASGVIIPGALSDLQINAQYLDPRQTSGIDIDFNLDSRDTVLARRGSLTESNNTAVVANAQLANTNGYNAGSFILQDTSQSPVVTVATLNIPSAANMQASAIASELISNGEQYGVMSASANTRVKVDVSNLVALLGSSAPAGASVSINNQAIDLSSVNSINELAIAISNLTGVNAQIDSSAPNEIRVYNNTGDNIAVALSNTGTNVAVQGATGAAFTNAGAAVNVADGATSTVGGEVTIQLENNLQIAAAPAPATLPNIFTIPLTYTPFADNEFDPNDPATYNHATQVQIFDSLGNPHTLTSYFVKEETNPSTPNVSDWSMYLLIDGEDIGDPVVSSGSATRARFSVQFDQDGNLLSSNPIVVTNWVPLDSNGDPINALQPINVSSGGNILPLPDPPTSSNFVFDITNSTQFGSLFAVKNLSQNGYSVGRMTDLNVSETGVIFGRYSNGQNTTLGQVALANFVNPQGLQPIGKTAWMEAFDSGEPVIGTPNTGTLGSIRSGALEEANVDVAEELVSLIIAQRNYQANAKTIETEDTVTQTIINLR
- a CDS encoding DUF4870 domain-containing protein gives rise to the protein MKSDITVAMSNEEKQWGMFCHVAVFVGYVFPLGNILGPLIIWLMKKDEFDFVDNQGKEAINFQITMLIASVVILILCWVLIGFLLLPIFFIFNLIIPIIAIVKSSKGEAYRYPLCIRFIK
- a CDS encoding PilZ domain-containing protein; the protein is MNIEELLEDNDTQKRRHTRRNVKWKAFIKSPSNNQVLPATTVNVSAQGVLLQTLFAFKKSQVLPIMIKARYQGKNLIIYAKAEVRHIIIRTYDFQLGLQFTDIKKNDQEFFSRFAEGI
- a CDS encoding START domain-containing protein — encoded protein: MNHNKAYPLLILLVAILLISIIAKPLQAQQWQQVKNQEGIQVYTRAIPGSGIKEFKAVTTINSSLDSVLGVLNDISACPQWVYQCTQPALIQSISFGERYVYQVNDFPFPSRNRDIILHAKLNQSLTTKTITIQLQAAPHFCKNQQTTICKKVNQSKLVRIEKSKGFYLLEPIAKNKIQITWQHHMEPGGNLPNWLVNNLITDAPFYTLKKLARIVQESKYQKAKLKHNAKGLIIGFEVKSW
- a CDS encoding substrate-binding periplasmic protein, which produces MNTFLSTDKPPLNKSPHYLHRIKGHVTHFKLTFTAFILTTFIFINNSQAKNSNPICTEDDVLLGGQLSEPYHTRLRDGLVDQYLQLIFEMVNCKLKIISLPAERALLEANKGKIDGDFVLLSDIDKVSYPQLLKVTPSYFSFFMAYVSFEDIKYEELASYRIGLITGMPIAADSLSNIKVVRVKHYEQLIELLRRKRLHVAVLPIAVAYYYKKISCLNNLKIEVKPELKVNLYIYLNKRRSNLVEPLSAAIENFKHSRKYQELVRKFLKRGLELSAPSCE
- a CDS encoding cytochrome P450, with the translated sequence MSDQLATVNVTSDDEITRIATSKNSYLAELDAADDDEKFKLVRQWIDHEPLAFFKALRKDCPILVTPKATLVTRLDDCVEVLNQPKVFTVALYEPKMDNYLMSHDDDAFHTREKSIMQGFLNRNDLPRVRTMVRETCIDLLNQAAGNMELVGSYCRMVPATLVQNYFGLTGVDREDLIEWSYWNQADTFYNQPFDNHTEDKRQYIREQHERTGNALAKYITELMVRRVLAVKAEQATNIIFALWYGLRKLVRHLMGEKPEVLNDDIVTRMIRSHFADTVEFDLQRVGVNAGGLLIGAIETTSQAVAQSVQFLLDHPEWLAKAKSTATQADTTAFDDIVWETLRFVPISPYLFREAASEAVIARGTDRETTIPAGGYVLIATQSAMFDERAFDEPEQFRPGRNWYHQFHFGYGEHQCLGRYVGAEMIPEMVRQVVLLDGLNAEGSIDYEGGHLPQRYQVTWSD
- a CDS encoding transposase; this translates as MKKPNYSTEFKVDSANLVIYQGYSAKEAAEAVGVSESAIRKWVNKLQQEKQGITPKGKALTSEQQHIHALEAKIKRLEREKDILKKATALLVSDSTKPSI